Proteins found in one Sphingomonas sp. SORGH_AS_0879 genomic segment:
- the cobM gene encoding precorrin-4 C(11)-methyltransferase, producing MTVHFIGAGPGAPDLLTLRGRDLIAACPVCLYAGSLVPEAVLAHCPPGAKIVNTAPMTLDEIMAEIAEAHAKGQDVARLHSGDLSVWSAMGEQVRRLRELGIPVSVTPGVPAFAAAAAVLESELTLPGIAQSVVLTRTPGRASAMPEGESLSAFATTGATLAIHLSIHNLAKVVADLTPHYGADCPVAIVWRASWPEQRIVRATLATIEQAAADGPERTALILVGRVLSQSDFAESRLYAEGYDRRYRPGNSVE from the coding sequence ATGACCGTTCATTTCATCGGTGCCGGACCCGGTGCTCCCGATCTGCTGACCTTGCGGGGCCGCGACCTGATCGCCGCTTGCCCGGTGTGCCTCTATGCCGGGTCGCTGGTGCCGGAAGCGGTGCTGGCGCATTGCCCGCCGGGCGCGAAAATCGTGAACACCGCGCCCATGACGCTCGACGAGATCATGGCCGAGATCGCGGAAGCACATGCCAAGGGCCAGGACGTCGCCCGGCTCCATTCGGGCGACCTGTCGGTCTGGTCGGCGATGGGCGAGCAGGTGCGGCGGTTGCGCGAACTCGGCATTCCAGTTTCGGTGACGCCGGGCGTGCCCGCCTTCGCGGCGGCGGCGGCGGTGCTGGAAAGCGAGTTGACCCTGCCCGGCATCGCCCAGTCGGTGGTGCTGACCCGCACCCCCGGCCGCGCCAGCGCCATGCCGGAGGGGGAGTCGCTATCCGCCTTTGCCACGACCGGCGCGACGCTGGCCATCCATTTGTCGATCCACAATCTGGCCAAGGTGGTCGCCGACCTGACCCCGCATTATGGCGCGGACTGCCCGGTCGCGATCGTCTGGCGCGCGAGTTGGCCCGAGCAGCGGATCGTCCGGGCGACGCTGGCCACCATCGAGCAGGCCGCCGCCGACGGGCCGGAGCGGACCGCGCTGATCCTGGTCGGCCGCGTCCTCTCCCAGAGCGATTTCGCCGAGAGCCGTTTATATGCCGAGGGCTATGACCGTCGCTATCGTCCGGGGAACAGCGTCGAATGA
- a CDS encoding cobalamin biosynthesis protein, which produces MVIAGFGCRADATVASFRSALAATGVRPDGLAVPEDRAALIAGFAEGEGLSVTAITADQLSGIDTPTQSDLSLTHRGVGSVAEAVALAAAGPGARITVTRVISSDRMATCAIAQGLRL; this is translated from the coding sequence ATGGTGATCGCCGGGTTCGGATGCCGGGCGGATGCAACGGTGGCGTCGTTCCGCAGCGCGCTGGCGGCGACGGGCGTTCGGCCCGATGGCCTCGCCGTGCCGGAGGACCGCGCCGCGCTGATCGCCGGTTTCGCCGAAGGGGAGGGGTTGTCCGTCACCGCCATAACCGCTGACCAGTTGAGCGGTATCGACACACCCACCCAATCCGACCTTAGCCTGACCCATCGCGGCGTCGGCAGCGTCGCCGAAGCCGTCGCGCTCGCCGCCGCCGGGCCGGGCGCGCGGATCACCGTGACTCGCGTCATTTCCTCCGACCGCATGGCGACCTGCGCCATTGCTCAGGGACTTAGATTATGA
- the cbiE gene encoding precorrin-6y C5,15-methyltransferase (decarboxylating) subunit CbiE, with translation MADSEPWLTIIGIGEDGWDGLTAPARAAIETADSVMGAPRHLSLLPRQGRAERIVWPVPFADGVPMLLERRGERVVMLASGDPFWFGAGSVVTRHLEPGEWVAYPAASTLSLAAARLGWPVETIRSVGLHARPVETLRQHLAPGQRVLALMRDGASVTGLAAWLAEHGFGDSALTVLEALGGPRERVRRVTARALDWTDIAHPVAVAIEPAGEGRVLPRASGLDDNWFDHDGQITKRPVRALALSALAPRPGELLWDIGTGSGSVAIEWLLSDPTTRAVGFERDPDRLARAAANAARLGVERLDLIEGDAVMSLADRPHPDAVFVGGGLSPQLVDALRTLPHCRLVAHGVTLETEALLTQCHSRFGGELLRIELARARPLGTKRGWKASYPIVQWRVAW, from the coding sequence ATGGCTGACTCCGAACCCTGGCTGACGATTATCGGCATCGGCGAGGATGGCTGGGATGGCCTGACCGCCCCCGCCCGTGCCGCGATCGAGACGGCCGATAGCGTGATGGGGGCACCCCGTCACCTGTCGCTGCTGCCCCGGCAAGGCCGTGCGGAGCGGATCGTCTGGCCGGTGCCCTTTGCCGATGGCGTGCCGATGCTTCTCGAACGGCGGGGGGAGCGGGTGGTGATGCTCGCTTCGGGCGATCCCTTCTGGTTCGGGGCGGGGTCGGTCGTGACCCGTCATCTGGAGCCGGGCGAATGGGTCGCCTATCCGGCGGCGTCCACTTTGTCGCTGGCGGCGGCCCGGCTCGGCTGGCCGGTCGAGACGATCCGAAGCGTTGGACTCCACGCCCGCCCGGTCGAGACGCTGCGCCAGCATCTGGCACCGGGACAGCGGGTGCTGGCGCTGATGCGCGACGGGGCCTCGGTCACGGGGCTGGCGGCGTGGCTGGCCGAGCACGGGTTCGGCGACAGCGCATTGACCGTGCTGGAGGCGCTGGGCGGCCCGCGTGAGCGAGTGCGGCGGGTGACGGCGCGCGCGCTCGACTGGACCGACATCGCGCATCCCGTGGCCGTTGCGATCGAGCCCGCCGGAGAGGGCCGCGTCCTTCCCCGTGCGAGCGGTCTGGACGACAACTGGTTCGATCATGACGGACAGATCACCAAGCGCCCCGTCCGCGCACTGGCGCTGTCGGCGCTGGCCCCGCGTCCGGGCGAGTTGCTATGGGACATCGGCACGGGATCGGGATCGGTTGCCATCGAATGGCTGCTGAGCGACCCCACCACCCGCGCGGTCGGCTTCGAGCGTGACCCCGACCGCCTGGCCCGCGCCGCCGCCAATGCCGCGCGGCTGGGCGTGGAGCGGCTGGACCTGATCGAGGGGGATGCGGTCATGAGCCTTGCCGACCGCCCGCACCCGGATGCGGTGTTCGTCGGCGGCGGTCTGTCGCCGCAACTGGTGGACGCGCTGCGCACCCTGCCGCATTGCCGCTTGGTCGCGCACGGCGTGACGCTGGAGACCGAGGCGCTGCTGACCCAGTGCCATTCGCGTTTCGGCGGCGAGTTGCTGCGCATCGAACTGGCGCGGGCTCGGCCGCTGGGCACCAAGCGCGGGTGGAAGGCGAGCTATCCCATCGTGCAATGGCGGGTCGCATGGTGA
- a CDS encoding cobalt-precorrin-6A reductase, translating into MRHILLLGGTTEASALATALATRGERAVLSYAGRTEAPRAQAIPTRVGGFGGVEGLAEYLTREGVTHLVDATHPFAARISANAIAAAERASVKLLALTRPEWVDGPGDRWTRVADTAKAVAALGTDPARIFLALGRQTIADFVHAAQHFYLLRFVDAAEPTLPNHHLVVDRGPFTLAGELALLREHRIQTIVAKNAGGSGARAKLDAARELGLPVVMIDRPFIPDRPQLGSVAQVLDWLDHGVVRGV; encoded by the coding sequence ATGCGCCATATCCTTCTGCTCGGCGGCACGACCGAGGCCAGCGCCCTGGCCACCGCGCTGGCGACGCGCGGCGAGCGGGCGGTGCTGAGCTATGCGGGCCGCACCGAGGCTCCGCGCGCGCAGGCGATCCCGACGCGCGTCGGCGGGTTCGGCGGCGTCGAGGGGCTGGCGGAGTACCTGACCCGCGAAGGCGTGACCCATCTGGTCGACGCGACCCATCCCTTCGCCGCGCGGATCAGCGCCAATGCCATCGCGGCGGCGGAGCGGGCGAGCGTAAAGCTGCTCGCCCTGACCCGTCCCGAATGGGTGGATGGGCCCGGCGATCGCTGGACCCGTGTGGCGGATACGGCGAAAGCGGTGGCCGCGCTCGGCACCGACCCCGCGCGCATCTTCCTGGCGCTCGGTCGCCAGACCATCGCCGATTTCGTTCATGCTGCGCAGCATTTCTATCTGTTGCGCTTCGTCGATGCCGCCGAGCCGACCTTGCCGAACCATCATCTGGTGGTGGATCGCGGTCCCTTCACGCTGGCGGGCGAACTGGCACTGCTGCGGGAACACCGGATTCAGACGATCGTCGCCAAGAATGCGGGCGGCTCGGGCGCGCGGGCCAAGCTGGATGCGGCGCGCGAACTCGGGCTGCCGGTGGTGATGATCGACCGGCCCTTCATTCCCGACCGGCCACAGCTGGGCAGCGTCGCGCAGGTGCTGGACTGGCTGGATCACGGCGTCGTCCGGGGGGTGTAG
- the cobJ gene encoding precorrin-3B C(17)-methyltransferase: protein MSGWLIVAGLGPGAEAMVTPEVSAALAEATDVVGYIPYVARVPERPGLTRHASDNRVERDRALHALEMAEAGGRVVVVSSGDPGVFAMAAAIFERVEEDPARWHDLDIRVLPGITAMLAASARAGAPLGHDFCAINLSDNLKPQALIERRLKLAAEADFAIALYNPRSKARPDALDAAFALLREVCGDDRPVLFARAVSTPEESLRIVPLTEARGEMADMRTVVIIGSGRTRTIPHAGRPILYTPRTTP, encoded by the coding sequence ATGAGCGGCTGGCTGATCGTCGCGGGGCTGGGGCCGGGGGCGGAGGCGATGGTGACGCCCGAGGTGTCGGCGGCGCTGGCCGAGGCCACGGACGTGGTCGGCTATATCCCCTATGTCGCGCGGGTGCCCGAGCGGCCGGGCCTGACCCGCCATGCCAGCGACAACCGGGTCGAGCGCGACCGGGCGCTTCACGCGCTGGAGATGGCGGAGGCGGGGGGCCGTGTGGTCGTCGTTTCCTCGGGCGATCCGGGGGTGTTCGCGATGGCGGCGGCGATCTTCGAGCGGGTGGAGGAAGACCCTGCGCGCTGGCATGATCTCGACATCCGGGTCCTGCCGGGCATCACCGCGATGCTGGCGGCGAGCGCGCGGGCGGGCGCGCCGCTGGGGCATGATTTCTGCGCGATCAACCTGTCGGACAACCTGAAGCCACAGGCGCTGATCGAGCGGCGGTTGAAGCTGGCGGCGGAGGCGGACTTCGCCATCGCGCTCTACAACCCCCGGTCCAAGGCGCGGCCCGATGCGCTGGACGCCGCTTTCGCGCTGTTGCGGGAGGTGTGCGGCGATGACCGCCCGGTGCTGTTCGCCCGCGCCGTCTCGACGCCCGAGGAGTCGCTGCGCATCGTGCCGCTGACGGAGGCGCGCGGCGAGATGGCCGATATGCGCACCGTCGTCATCATCGGGTCCGGCCGCACGCGGACGATCCCGCACGCAGGGCGGCCGATCCTCTACACCCCCCGGACGACGCCGTGA
- the cobI gene encoding precorrin-2 C(20)-methyltransferase, whose translation MTGTVHGVGLGPGAADLMSVRADRLVRGARHVAYFRKSGRRGHARTIVEGMLRPDVVEYPMDYPVTTEIAFTDPRYNECLSAFYATCTAHILSLVRGGEDVVVLCEGDPFFYGSFMHLHSRLKDHAPVAVVPGITGMSGAWTASGAPITWGDDVLTVAMATLPEEELTRRIAETDALVVMKIGRHLPKLRRAIAAAGRTDQAWLVEHAAQAGERVRPLVEVEDAPAPYFSIALIHGQGRRP comes from the coding sequence ATGACGGGGACCGTTCATGGTGTCGGCCTGGGGCCGGGCGCGGCGGACCTGATGAGCGTCCGCGCCGACCGACTGGTTCGAGGCGCTCGCCACGTCGCCTATTTCCGTAAAAGCGGGCGGCGGGGCCATGCGCGCACCATCGTCGAGGGCATGTTGCGCCCCGATGTGGTCGAATATCCGATGGACTATCCGGTCACGACCGAGATCGCCTTCACCGACCCGCGCTATAATGAATGCCTGTCGGCCTTCTATGCGACATGCACCGCGCATATCCTGTCGCTGGTGCGGGGCGGGGAGGATGTGGTCGTGCTGTGCGAGGGCGACCCGTTCTTCTACGGCTCGTTCATGCACCTGCACAGCCGGTTGAAGGATCATGCCCCCGTCGCGGTGGTGCCGGGCATCACCGGCATGTCGGGGGCCTGGACGGCCAGCGGCGCGCCGATCACCTGGGGCGACGATGTGCTGACCGTCGCGATGGCGACGCTGCCTGAGGAAGAACTGACGCGGCGTATCGCCGAGACCGATGCGCTGGTGGTGATGAAGATCGGCCGCCACCTCCCCAAGCTGCGCCGCGCCATCGCGGCGGCGGGGCGGACCGATCAAGCGTGGCTGGTCGAACATGCCGCCCAGGCCGGGGAGCGGGTGCGCCCTCTGGTTGAGGTGGAGGATGCCCCCGCCCCCTATTTCTCGATCGCGCTGATCCATGGCCAGGGGCGGCGGCCATGA
- a CDS encoding precorrin-8X methylmutase, with the protein MPYTYETDGAAIYRQSFAIIRAEAELARFDAEEEPVAVRMIHAAGLVELAPSIHFSAGFAVAGRQALANGAAIVCDAHMVSEGVTRARLPADNPVICTLRDPSVPELAKRMGTTRSAAALELWRPHLAGALVAIGNAPTALFHMLTMLEDPDCPRPAAIIGCPVGFVGAMESKDALWEAQPVPCAIVKGRPGGSAITVAAINALASRAE; encoded by the coding sequence ATGCCGTACACTTACGAAACCGATGGCGCGGCGATCTATCGCCAGTCCTTCGCCATCATCCGCGCGGAGGCGGAGCTGGCCCGCTTCGACGCGGAGGAGGAACCGGTCGCGGTGCGCATGATCCATGCCGCCGGGCTGGTCGAACTCGCGCCGTCGATCCACTTCTCAGCGGGGTTCGCGGTGGCGGGTCGGCAGGCGCTGGCGAACGGAGCCGCGATCGTGTGCGATGCGCATATGGTCAGTGAAGGCGTCACGCGCGCGCGCCTTCCCGCCGACAATCCGGTGATCTGTACGCTGCGCGATCCCTCGGTTCCAGAACTGGCCAAGCGGATGGGCACGACCCGCTCCGCCGCCGCGCTGGAACTGTGGCGGCCGCATCTGGCGGGGGCCTTGGTGGCGATCGGCAATGCGCCGACCGCGCTCTTCCATATGCTGACCATGCTGGAAGACCCCGACTGCCCGCGCCCGGCGGCGATCATCGGCTGTCCGGTCGGTTTCGTCGGCGCGATGGAATCGAAGGATGCGCTATGGGAAGCCCAGCCCGTCCCCTGCGCCATCGTGAAGGGGCGTCCGGGCGGCAGCGCGATCACGGTGGCCGCGATCAACGCGCTGGCGAGCCGCGCCGAATGA
- a CDS encoding cobalamin biosynthesis protein CobG, with the protein MSGFVVKDWCPDAWRPMMAGDGLLVRVRPPLGRLTAPQVEGLGRAAIRHGNGQIDLTSRANLQIRGVSEEGWPALLTELQALGLVDPDPMREGRGVILINPDWREGEDSHAIATELRARLSELPDLPGKVGFVVDAGQAPMLFDAPGDFRIERAATGTLLVRADGRSAGVAISRATAVDALIRLAQWFVDSDGRDARRMARHKADLPDWASGDAMPAMPAPPMRPGAHPMGAVYGLPFGRLDAQALVDRRAPIRLTPWRMLLAEGVAPIPAAGMVLEDTPILHVDACVGAPACPQASVETRELAARLAPLIDGQLHISGCAKGCARARAADWVLTGREGAFDLARHARAGAAPLHTGLTPERAVALLGAC; encoded by the coding sequence ATGAGCGGGTTCGTCGTCAAGGACTGGTGCCCCGATGCGTGGCGGCCGATGATGGCGGGCGACGGGCTGCTCGTGCGCGTCCGGCCGCCGCTGGGGCGGCTGACAGCCCCCCAAGTCGAGGGGCTGGGTCGGGCGGCGATCCGTCATGGCAATGGCCAGATCGACCTGACGTCACGCGCGAACCTGCAAATCCGGGGTGTCAGCGAGGAAGGCTGGCCCGCGCTGCTCACCGAATTACAGGCGCTGGGGCTGGTCGATCCCGATCCGATGCGGGAAGGGCGCGGGGTGATCCTCATCAACCCCGACTGGCGCGAGGGGGAGGATAGCCACGCCATCGCGACCGAACTGCGCGCGCGGCTGAGCGAATTGCCCGACCTGCCGGGCAAGGTCGGCTTCGTGGTCGATGCGGGACAGGCCCCGATGCTGTTCGATGCGCCGGGTGATTTTCGGATCGAGCGGGCCGCGACCGGCACGTTGCTGGTGCGCGCCGATGGGCGGAGTGCCGGTGTCGCCATCTCGCGCGCAACCGCGGTCGATGCGCTGATCCGGCTGGCGCAGTGGTTCGTCGATAGCGATGGGCGCGACGCCCGGCGGATGGCGCGGCACAAGGCCGATCTGCCCGATTGGGCGAGCGGCGATGCCATGCCCGCCATGCCCGCGCCGCCGATGCGCCCCGGCGCGCATCCTATGGGGGCGGTCTATGGTCTGCCCTTTGGTCGCCTCGACGCTCAGGCGTTGGTGGACCGACGCGCCCCTATCCGCCTGACCCCGTGGCGGATGCTGCTGGCCGAGGGTGTCGCTCCGATACCGGCCGCCGGGATGGTGCTCGAAGACACCCCCATCCTCCATGTCGACGCCTGTGTCGGCGCGCCCGCCTGTCCGCAGGCCAGCGTCGAAACGCGCGAACTGGCCGCCCGGCTCGCGCCCCTGATCGACGGCCAACTGCACATATCGGGTTGCGCGAAGGGCTGCGCGCGGGCACGGGCGGCGGACTGGGTGCTGACCGGGCGGGAGGGGGCTTTCGATCTGGCCAGACACGCCCGTGCCGGGGCCGCGCCCCTTCACACCGGATTGACGCCCGAGCGGGCGGTCGCGCTTCTCGGAGCCTGTTGA
- the cobN gene encoding cobaltochelatase subunit CobN, which yields MHLVFRESHGLEEQAVPQDLGQRPGDVVVLSFSDSDLSAFAAGWRAGGFPWSLRLANLAALVHPLSVDTYVERTLVHAKAILIRLIGGAAYWDYGLREVERLARERGIALAVLAADGREDRRLMAASTVDEAVVRRLTVLCDAGGADAAAVALAALATVSPVALALPQPLPLPGEGLFAGTFATSTPLPQAGGDGGGPSPQAMSPAASPLPNPSPCRERGFELAPVGGWTPDVLHCPAATPLTSSRPRVLIVFYRAYLAAADLEPIAALHTALTQRGFDPVALFIPSLKAEGAGPWIARWAKALTPVAIVNATAFSARGEDDTTPLDGAGMPVFQVALATSDREGWKGSPRGLSPADLAMHVVLPEIDGRLFAGVVSFKQAGTRDPDFDVALRLHRAEPERIAAVVDKVAGWAKLSATPAAERRLAILLSTYPGKDWQAAHAVGLDGFASTEAILSDLREAGYDVETQADLPAALLANRIAWPVAAYCEALAALPEPLRADLLESWGAVGDDPLVQGDAFHFPALALGKAIVALQPERGRQDARADDYHDLSRCPRHSYVAFYLWLRAQGIDALVHVGAHGTLEWLPGKAVALSDACWPEALTRDWPVLYPFIVNDPGEAAQAKRRLGAVTIGHVPPALAQAGTGAGLGQLEALLDEYANADGLDPARRDRLRASIAEEAESVGLGETLGLAGAEDPLARIDGFVCDVKDSQFGEGLHVFGRGEQGVAERAGLLAGLNGKRVAAGPSGSPYRGRADVLPTGRNLYAIDPRAVPSRAAHLQGIKLAEELIRRHMQDEGDHLRTLIVDLWGSATMRTAGEEFAMALHLIGVEPAWDPRSERVTGFEVMPLMRFDRPRVDVTLRVSGLFRDAFPHLVALFGQAVRALGQRDEEPGWNPYVGQATPRVYGPAPGRYGIGLDPNAGYDEAARIEAGQSWLAASATALDDGDRRDADGIAARVAGAQAFVHLHDLPESDLLLAADYAAHQAGFAAARAALGAGAASLYHLDTRDPANPKARTLAEEIARTVHARAANPRWVEGMMAHGFRGAAEIAATLDHLGSFAHLADAVPAALIDLYWEATLAQDSVRDFMAQANPAALAAMQARFVALHKAGLWRTRRNSVLAMLDGVA from the coding sequence GTGCATCTCGTCTTTCGCGAGAGCCATGGGCTGGAGGAACAGGCGGTTCCACAGGATCTGGGGCAACGCCCCGGCGACGTGGTCGTGCTGTCCTTCTCGGACAGCGACCTCAGCGCCTTTGCGGCGGGCTGGCGGGCGGGGGGATTTCCCTGGTCGCTGCGGCTCGCCAATCTGGCGGCTTTGGTCCATCCGCTGTCGGTCGACACCTATGTCGAGCGGACTTTGGTCCATGCGAAGGCGATCCTGATCCGGCTGATCGGCGGGGCGGCGTACTGGGATTACGGCCTGCGCGAAGTCGAACGGCTGGCGCGCGAGCGGGGTATCGCGCTCGCCGTGCTGGCGGCGGATGGGCGCGAGGACCGGCGGTTGATGGCGGCATCCACTGTCGACGAGGCGGTGGTGCGGCGGTTGACGGTGCTGTGCGATGCGGGTGGGGCGGATGCGGCCGCGGTGGCTTTGGCGGCGTTGGCGACAGTGTCACCCGTGGCTCTTGCCCTTCCCCAACCCCTCCCCCTGCCGGGAGAGGGGCTTTTCGCTGGTACGTTCGCCACAAGCACGCCCCTCCCGCAGGCGGGAGGGGATGGGGGAGGGCCCTCGCCCCAAGCGATGTCGCCTGCGGCCTCGCCCCTCCCCAACCCCTCCCCCTGCCGGGAGAGGGGCTTTGAATTGGCGCCGGTTGGTGGTTGGACCCCAGACGTTTTGCACTGCCCCGCTGCAACCCCGCTGACATCCTCCCGCCCCCGCGTCCTGATTGTCTTCTACCGCGCCTATCTCGCCGCCGCCGATCTGGAACCCATCGCCGCCCTCCACACGGCTCTGACCCAGCGCGGCTTCGACCCCGTCGCCCTGTTCATCCCCTCGCTGAAAGCCGAGGGCGCAGGCCCCTGGATCGCGCGCTGGGCCAAGGCCCTCACCCCCGTCGCCATCGTCAACGCCACGGCCTTTTCCGCGCGGGGCGAGGATGACACCACCCCGCTCGACGGCGCGGGCATGCCGGTGTTCCAGGTCGCGCTGGCCACCAGCGATCGCGAGGGCTGGAAGGGCTCGCCACGCGGCCTGTCGCCCGCCGACCTCGCCATGCATGTCGTCCTGCCGGAGATCGACGGACGCCTCTTCGCGGGCGTGGTCAGCTTCAAGCAGGCGGGGACGCGCGACCCCGATTTCGACGTGGCGCTACGCCTCCACCGCGCCGAGCCGGAACGCATCGCGGCGGTGGTGGACAAGGTGGCGGGCTGGGCGAAGCTGTCCGCGACCCCGGCGGCGGAGCGGCGGCTGGCGATCCTCCTGTCGACCTATCCGGGCAAGGATTGGCAGGCTGCCCATGCGGTCGGGCTGGACGGCTTTGCCTCGACGGAGGCGATCCTGAGCGATCTGCGCGAGGCCGGATATGATGTGGAGACGCAGGCCGATCTTCCCGCCGCCCTGCTCGCCAACCGGATCGCCTGGCCGGTCGCGGCCTATTGCGAAGCGCTGGCTGCCTTGCCCGAACCCTTGCGCGCCGACCTGCTGGAAAGCTGGGGCGCGGTCGGGGATGATCCCTTGGTTCAGGGTGACGCCTTCCATTTCCCCGCGCTCGCGCTGGGCAAGGCCATCGTCGCGCTTCAGCCCGAGCGCGGGCGGCAAGACGCGCGGGCCGACGATTATCACGATCTCTCCCGCTGCCCGCGCCATTCCTATGTCGCCTTCTATCTCTGGCTGCGGGCGCAAGGGATCGACGCGCTGGTCCATGTCGGCGCGCATGGTACGCTGGAGTGGTTGCCCGGCAAGGCGGTGGCGCTGTCCGATGCCTGCTGGCCCGAGGCGCTGACGCGCGACTGGCCGGTCCTCTATCCCTTCATCGTCAACGATCCGGGCGAGGCGGCGCAGGCGAAGCGGCGGCTGGGGGCGGTGACGATCGGCCATGTGCCCCCGGCTTTGGCGCAGGCCGGGACTGGCGCGGGGCTGGGGCAGCTGGAGGCGTTGCTCGACGAATATGCCAATGCCGATGGCCTCGACCCCGCGCGCCGCGACCGGCTGCGCGCCAGCATCGCCGAGGAGGCGGAGAGCGTCGGGCTGGGCGAGACTTTGGGGCTGGCGGGGGCGGAGGATCCGCTCGCCCGGATCGACGGGTTCGTGTGCGACGTGAAGGACAGCCAGTTCGGCGAGGGGCTGCACGTCTTCGGGCGCGGCGAACAAGGCGTGGCCGAACGGGCCGGGTTGCTCGCCGGATTGAACGGAAAGCGTGTCGCGGCGGGGCCTTCGGGGTCGCCTTATCGTGGCCGCGCCGATGTGCTGCCGACCGGGCGTAACCTCTACGCCATCGACCCGCGCGCGGTGCCGAGCCGGGCGGCGCATCTTCAGGGAATCAAGCTCGCCGAAGAACTGATCCGCCGCCATATGCAGGACGAGGGCGATCACCTCCGTACGTTGATCGTCGATCTCTGGGGCTCGGCGACGATGCGGACCGCGGGCGAGGAGTTCGCCATGGCGCTGCACCTGATCGGGGTCGAGCCGGCTTGGGACCCCCGCTCCGAACGGGTGACGGGGTTCGAGGTGATGCCGCTGATGCGCTTCGACCGGCCGCGTGTGGATGTGACCTTGCGCGTGTCGGGGCTGTTCCGCGATGCCTTTCCCCATCTGGTCGCGCTGTTCGGGCAGGCGGTCCGCGCGCTGGGCCAGCGCGACGAAGAGCCGGGCTGGAACCCCTATGTCGGCCAGGCGACCCCACGCGTCTATGGTCCCGCGCCGGGCCGTTATGGCATCGGGCTGGACCCGAATGCGGGCTATGACGAAGCCGCGCGGATCGAGGCGGGGCAGAGCTGGCTCGCCGCCTCGGCGACCGCGCTCGACGATGGCGACCGGCGCGATGCGGACGGAATCGCCGCGCGGGTGGCGGGGGCGCAGGCGTTCGTCCACCTGCACGACCTGCCCGAAAGCGACCTGCTGCTCGCCGCCGATTATGCCGCACATCAGGCGGGCTTCGCGGCGGCGCGCGCGGCGCTGGGGGCGGGGGCGGCCTCGCTCTATCATCTCGACACGCGCGACCCCGCCAACCCCAAGGCGCGGACGCTGGCCGAGGAAATCGCCCGCACCGTCCATGCCCGCGCCGCCAACCCGCGCTGGGTCGAGGGGATGATGGCGCATGGCTTTCGCGGCGCGGCGGAGATCGCCGCGACGCTCGACCATCTCGGCAGTTTCGCGCATCTGGCGGACGCAGTGCCCGCCGCGCTGATCGACCTGTACTGGGAGGCGACGCTGGCGCAGGATTCGGTGCGCGACTTCATGGCGCAGGCGAACCCAGCGGCGCTCGCGGCGATGCAGGCGCGGTTCGTAGCGCTTCACAAGGCGGGACTGTGGCGGACGCGGCGCAATTCGGTGCTGGCGATGCTGGACGGCGTGGCATGA
- the cobW gene encoding cobalamin biosynthesis protein CobW codes for MRDLSKVPVTIVTGFLGAGKTTLISHLIRNAGGRRLAVVVNEFGTLGVDGDILQSCAIPDCPAENIVELANGCICCTVADDFIPTVEKLLAMEPRPDHILIETSGLALPKPLLKAFDWPAIRSRITVDGVVALADAEAVAAGRFAPDLDAVEAQRAADPSLDHETPLSEVFEDQLACADLVLLTKADLAGPEGVARAREIIAAEAPRPLPMVEAVDGIVSAEIVLGLEAAAEDDIAARPSHHDGADDHEHDDFDSISVMLGEVDSPEVIAARIVTLAEQQDILRVKGYAAVAGKPMRLLVQAVGRRVRTTYDRPWGAGEPRGTQLVVIAEHDRIDRPAIEAVLKG; via the coding sequence ATGCGCGACCTTTCCAAGGTTCCCGTCACCATCGTCACCGGCTTTCTGGGCGCGGGCAAGACCACGCTTATCAGCCATCTGATCCGCAACGCGGGCGGCCGTCGCCTGGCGGTGGTGGTCAACGAGTTCGGCACGTTGGGCGTCGATGGCGACATCCTGCAAAGCTGCGCGATTCCCGACTGCCCGGCGGAGAATATCGTCGAACTGGCCAATGGCTGCATCTGCTGCACCGTCGCCGACGACTTCATCCCGACGGTCGAAAAGCTGCTGGCGATGGAGCCGCGCCCGGATCATATCCTGATCGAGACGTCGGGGCTGGCGCTGCCCAAGCCGCTGCTCAAGGCGTTCGACTGGCCCGCCATCCGCTCGCGGATCACGGTGGACGGCGTGGTGGCGCTGGCGGATGCGGAGGCCGTGGCTGCGGGCCGCTTCGCCCCCGATCTGGACGCGGTGGAGGCCCAGCGCGCCGCCGATCCCAGCCTCGACCATGAAACGCCGCTGTCGGAAGTGTTCGAGGACCAGTTGGCCTGTGCCGACCTTGTCCTCCTGACCAAGGCCGATCTCGCCGGGCCGGAAGGCGTCGCCAGGGCGCGCGAAATCATCGCCGCCGAAGCCCCCCGCCCGCTGCCGATGGTCGAGGCGGTGGACGGTATCGTCTCCGCCGAGATCGTGCTGGGGCTGGAAGCCGCCGCCGAGGACGACATCGCCGCGCGCCCTTCGCACCATGACGGCGCGGACGATCACGAGCATGACGATTTCGACAGCATCTCGGTGATGCTGGGCGAGGTGGATAGCCCCGAAGTGATCGCCGCGCGCATCGTCACGCTGGCCGAACAGCAGGATATCCTGCGCGTGAAGGGCTATGCGGCGGTCGCGGGCAAGCCGATGCGTTTGCTGGTCCAGGCGGTCGGTCGCCGGGTGCGGACCACTTACGACCGACCCTGGGGCGCTGGCGAGCCGCGCGGCACGCAGCTTGTCGTCATCGCCGAGCATGACCGGATCGACCGGCCTGCGATCGAGGCCGTGCTGAAGGGCTGA